In Ovis canadensis isolate MfBH-ARS-UI-01 breed Bighorn chromosome 11, ARS-UI_OviCan_v2, whole genome shotgun sequence, one genomic interval encodes:
- the TMEM220 gene encoding transmembrane protein 220 isoform X1: protein MAPAAGRRVRGLWRACNWLMGAFFALAAFVQVNDPDAELWVVVYTIPATLTLLVGLNPLVTGNFIWKSVSAIHICLCVLWAISLAYNLLLHKKQNLLHEEEGRELFGLVIITAWLGLCHSSSKAPGGGRIQLAIATTVALLPFISWVYIYINKEMRSSWPAHCKTVI from the exons ATGGCGCCGGCGGCGGGGCGCAGGGTGCGGGGCCTGTGGCGCGCCTGCAACTGGCTTATGGGCGCCTTCTTCGCGCTGGCGGCCTTTGTGCAG GTGAACGATCCGGATGCAGAGCTGTGGGTG GTTGTGTATACGATTCCTGCCACTCTGACACTGCTTGTTGGACTTAACCCTCTTGTCACAG GTAACTTTATTTGGAAGAGTGTGTCTGCAATACACATATGCCTTTGTGTCCTGTGGGCTATCAGCTTGGCATACAACCTCTTGCTTCATAAGAAACAGAACCTCTTGCATGAGGAGGAAGGCAG GGAGCTGTTTGGTCTCGTGATCATCACAGCATGGCTGGGCCTGTGCCACAGCTCTTCAAA GGCTCCAGGTGGTGGAAGAATTCAGCTGGCCATTGCTACCACGGTCGCTCTTCTCCCGTTTATCTCCTGGgtctacatatatataaacaaggAGATGCGCTCTTCCTGGCCAGCTCATTGCAAGACGGTGATTTAA
- the TMEM220 gene encoding transmembrane protein 220 isoform X2, with protein MAPAAGRRVRGLWRACNWLMGAFFALAAFVQVNDPDAELWVVVYTIPATLTLLVGLNPLVTGNFIWKSVSAIHICLCVLWAISLAYNLLLHKKQNLLHEEEGRAPGGGRIQLAIATTVALLPFISWVYIYINKEMRSSWPAHCKTVI; from the exons ATGGCGCCGGCGGCGGGGCGCAGGGTGCGGGGCCTGTGGCGCGCCTGCAACTGGCTTATGGGCGCCTTCTTCGCGCTGGCGGCCTTTGTGCAG GTGAACGATCCGGATGCAGAGCTGTGGGTG GTTGTGTATACGATTCCTGCCACTCTGACACTGCTTGTTGGACTTAACCCTCTTGTCACAG GTAACTTTATTTGGAAGAGTGTGTCTGCAATACACATATGCCTTTGTGTCCTGTGGGCTATCAGCTTGGCATACAACCTCTTGCTTCATAAGAAACAGAACCTCTTGCATGAGGAGGAAGGCAG GGCTCCAGGTGGTGGAAGAATTCAGCTGGCCATTGCTACCACGGTCGCTCTTCTCCCGTTTATCTCCTGGgtctacatatatataaacaaggAGATGCGCTCTTCCTGGCCAGCTCATTGCAAGACGGTGATTTAA